A single uncultured Acetobacterium sp. DNA region contains:
- a CDS encoding alkaline phosphatase, producing the protein MKKTIRAIVLLAVMLMFVIQIPACVNGRQTDAAIQGASIGSNDNCRYKTHVQNVGWQDWAVDGVESGSTGQSFRLEGIKIEIGDFSNLGVTYQTHVQNIGWQDWVIDGAESGTTGQSLRLEAIRINLTGTEVGKYDIYYQVHVQNKGWLPWVKNGEMAGTEGQSLRLEGIKIMVVPQGGSPPDAGTAFKNVILMISDGGAANQILATDYFTSGEAGTQVYEQFPTRLSMSTYSTGKIEADDDSRYTYDPTTIWSNFDAMKSRATDSAAAGTAMSTGIKTYNGAIGVDPNQENLRGIIEDFETQNKSTGVITTVELSHATPASFVAHNTNRGNYSEIANEMIKNSAVDVIMGTGNPLYNDNGTERHVIEDSNYDFVGGKETWDGLVAGELGNDADSDGDTDRWTLIQTKAEFEALQTGAAPSRVIGIPQVFSTLQYARDGDQNGDPFTVAINKDVPSLATMARSSLNVLDNDKDGYFLMIEGGAIDWAASKNQSGRMIEEENDFNQAAKAVCEWVEANSSWSETLVIVTSDHETGYLTGTPGVYNEVINNGQGNIPTMAWNSAEHTNQLVPIFAKGPGADLFKKYAVGSDPVRGAYINNTDIPKVIRELLNSQ; encoded by the coding sequence ATGAAAAAAACAATAAGAGCAATCGTATTGTTGGCGGTCATGTTGATGTTTGTGATTCAAATTCCGGCTTGTGTAAATGGCAGACAAACAGATGCTGCGATTCAAGGTGCTTCCATAGGGAGCAATGACAATTGCAGATATAAAACTCATGTTCAAAATGTTGGGTGGCAGGATTGGGCCGTTGATGGGGTGGAAAGTGGAAGCACTGGGCAGTCTTTTCGTTTGGAAGGCATAAAGATAGAAATCGGTGATTTCTCAAATTTAGGTGTTACCTATCAAACCCATGTCCAAAATATCGGTTGGCAGGATTGGGTTATTGATGGGGCAGAGAGTGGAACCACTGGTCAGTCTCTGCGGCTGGAAGCGATACGAATCAACCTCACTGGAACTGAGGTTGGCAAATATGATATTTACTATCAAGTTCATGTCCAAAATAAGGGCTGGCTGCCTTGGGTAAAAAATGGCGAAATGGCCGGAACAGAGGGTCAGTCGCTGCGCCTGGAAGGGATTAAAATTATGGTTGTACCACAAGGTGGATCACCGCCAGATGCTGGGACAGCCTTTAAAAACGTAATTTTGATGATTTCCGACGGAGGTGCAGCTAACCAAATTTTAGCGACGGATTATTTCACCAGTGGAGAAGCTGGAACCCAAGTCTATGAACAGTTTCCCACCAGACTCAGTATGAGTACTTATTCTACCGGCAAAATAGAAGCCGATGACGACAGCAGATATACATATGATCCGACGACAATTTGGAGCAATTTCGATGCAATGAAAAGTCGAGCCACTGATTCAGCTGCGGCGGGAACAGCTATGTCGACGGGAATAAAAACCTATAACGGGGCCATTGGTGTTGATCCGAATCAGGAAAATCTGAGAGGCATCATAGAAGATTTTGAAACGCAAAACAAATCAACTGGTGTGATTACCACAGTTGAACTCAGCCACGCCACCCCGGCAAGTTTTGTGGCCCATAATACTAATAGAGGCAACTACAGCGAAATTGCAAATGAAATGATCAAAAATAGTGCAGTCGACGTAATCATGGGGACCGGAAATCCATTATATAATGACAATGGAACTGAACGACATGTCATCGAGGACAGTAACTATGATTTTGTCGGTGGCAAAGAAACCTGGGATGGTCTTGTAGCAGGTGAACTTGGAAATGATGCAGATAGTGATGGGGACACCGACAGATGGACGCTGATCCAAACGAAGGCAGAATTTGAAGCCCTCCAGACTGGAGCTGCACCAAGCAGAGTGATTGGGATTCCACAGGTCTTTTCGACCCTGCAGTATGCCAGAGATGGGGATCAGAATGGAGATCCGTTCACAGTGGCGATAAATAAAGATGTACCCTCATTAGCAACAATGGCCAGAAGCTCACTCAACGTCTTGGATAATGACAAAGATGGTTATTTTCTGATGATTGAAGGTGGAGCAATTGATTGGGCGGCCAGTAAAAATCAGAGTGGACGGATGATTGAAGAGGAAAACGATTTTAATCAGGCTGCAAAAGCGGTGTGTGAATGGGTGGAAGCAAATAGCAGCTGGTCGGAAACTTTGGTAATTGTCACCAGCGATCACGAAACCGGCTACCTGACTGGAACACCGGGGGTTTATAATGAGGTAATCAATAACGGGCAAGGGAATATCCCTACTATGGCCTGGAACAGTGCCGAGCATACGAATCAGCTGGTTCCCATTTTTGCCAAAGGACCGGGAGCCGATTTGTTTAAAAAATATGCTGTGGGTTCCGATCCGGTTCGCGGCGCTTATATTAATAATACCGATATTCCCAAGGTAATCCGGGAATTGCTTAATTCCCAATAA